A genomic segment from Glycine soja cultivar W05 chromosome 18, ASM419377v2, whole genome shotgun sequence encodes:
- the LOC114396602 gene encoding aspartyl protease family protein 2-like, translating to MVLRVSLILVLLVLHCSCTVQSIFGHHNHNDLNKNGSSLAAVKFPDHEHFNAVSSSTETGCSFSKSEKFEPSVATMTSNGDTDGEEGEAFVAAKQHKQSVKLNLRHHSVSKDSEPKRSVADSTVRDLKRIQTLHRRVIEKKNQNTISRLEKAPEQSKKSYKLAAAAAAPAAPPEYFSGQLVATLESGVSLGSGEYFMDVFVGTPPKHFSLILDTGSDLNWIQCVPCYACFEQNGPYYDPKDSSSFKNITCHDPRCQLVSSPDPPQPCKGETQSCPYFYWYGDSSNTTGDFALETFTVNLTTPEGKPELKIVENVMFGCGHWNRGLFHGAAGLLGLGRGPLSFATQLQSLYGHSFSYCLVDRNSNSSVSSKLIFGEDKELLSHPNLNFTSFVGGKENPVDTFYYVLIKSIMVGGEVLKIPEETWHLSAQGGGGTIIDSGTTLTYFAEPAYEIIKEAFMRKIKGFPLVETFPPLKPCYNVSGVEKMELPEFAILFADGAMWDFPVENYFIQIEPEDVVCLAILGTPRSALSIIGNYQQQNFHILYDLKKSRLGYAPMKCADV from the coding sequence ATGGTTTTGAGGGTTTCTCTCATTCTAGTTCTCCTTGTGTTACACTGTTCCTGCACTGTGCAATCCATTTTTGGGCATCACAATCACAATGATCTCAACAAGAATGGATCTTCTCTTGCTGCAGTCAAGTTTCCTGATCATGAACACTTCAATGCTGTTTCTTCTTCCACAGAAACTGGGTGTAGCTTCTCCAAGTCAGAGAAATTTGAGCCTTCAGTAGCAACCATGACATCAAATGGTGACACGGATGGTGAAGAGGGAGAGGCTTTTGTGGCAGCAAAACAGCACAAGCAATCTGTGAAACTCAATTTGAGACACCACTCAGTGAGCAAAGATTCTGAGCCTAAAAGGTCTGTGGCAGATTCTACAGTGAGAGACTTGAAGAGAATTCAGACCCTTCACAGAAGGGTCATAGAGAAGAAGAACCAAAACACAATTTCAAGGCTGGAGAAAGCACCGGAGCAATCAAAGAAGTCCTATAAGCTGGCGGCAGCGGCGGCTGCTCCGGCTGCCCCGCCGGAGTATTTCTCCGGTCAGCTTGTGGCAACCTTGGAGTCAGGGGTCAGTCTTGGCTCTGGTGAGTACTTCATGGATGTGTTTGTTGGCACACCCCCTAAGCATTTTTCTCTAATACTTGATACTGGTAGTGACCTTAATTGGATTCAATGTGTTCCTTGTTATGCTTGTTTTGAGCAAAATGGACCATATTATGATCCTAAGGATTCTAGTTCTTTTAAGAACATAACTTGCCATGATCCAAGGTGCCAATTGGTGTCATCCCCAGACCCTCCTCAGCCTTGCAAAGGTGAGACTCAAAGCTGTCCATATTTCTATTGGTATGGAGATAGTTCCAACACAACTGGGGATTTTGCACTTGAAACTTTCACAGTGAATCTCACCACACCTGAGGGAAAGCCTGAGCTCAAGATTGTTGAGAATGTTATGTTTGGTTGTGGTCATTGGAATAGAGGACTTTTTCATGGTGCTGCTGGATTGCTAGGGTTGGGGAGAGGGCCATTGTCATTTGCTACTCAGCTGCAATCTCTCTATGGTCATTCCTTTTCCTATTGCCTTGTGGATAGGAACAGCAATTCTAGTGttagtagcaagttgatatttGGTGAGGACAAGGAGCTTCTCAGCCACCCCAATTTGAATTTCACTTCTTTTGTTGGTGGCAAAGAGAACCCTGTTGATACATTTTACTATGTCCTGATAAAGTCCATCATGGTTGGTGGTGAGGTGCTGAAGATTCCAGAGGAGACTTGGCATTTGTCAGCACAAGGTGGAGGGGGAACAATCATTGATTCTGGCACCACTCTGACTTACTTTGCTGAACCTGCTTATGAGATTATCAAGGAGGCATTCATGAGGAAAATCAAAGGTTTTCCACTTGTTGAAACCTTTCCCCCTCTAAAGCCATGCTACAATGTGTCTGGAGTTGAAAAAATGGAGTTACCTGAATTTGCAATCTTGTTTGCTGATGGAGCTATGTGGGATTTCCCTGTGGAGAATTACTTCATCCAGATTGAACCTGAAGATGTTGTTTGCTTGGCTATTTTGGGGACTCCTAGGTCTGCACTTTCAATAATTGGAAACTATCAGCAGCAGAATTTCCACATCTTGTATGATTTGAAGAAATCAAGACTTGGATATGCACCAATGAAGTGTGCTGATGTTTAA